In the genome of Crassostrea angulata isolate pt1a10 chromosome 6, ASM2561291v2, whole genome shotgun sequence, the window GTCTTGCATCTTTTTGATCTACGACAAGAAAGGTTAATTATTTAAGAAGAACAGAGTTGGCAAATTATATTGAAttgaaggggcatggtcacattTTGTTTCTATATTTTATGTTCACATTGCTTTCTATGGGGTATTTTTAATATTCAGTTCAGTTATGTTTATTTAGAGCtcacaataattttttaagcgAAAAAGATTCctacaatatttgttttttgtttgcttaCGTTTGTTAAATGTACttgttattaaaaattaaataattatgtaaaaccGCTCCTGTACGATAAAGGCGACACTCCTAGATGATGCGTACTATCGATAGGGATAAACTCAGGTGTCATGGTCTGAACTATTATTCATTAATTGTTTTACacatgttacataatttttgttttatatactgCAAAATTCTTTCGTACATTAGTCGGAATCGGACAGCCGTCCCGATATCGCCGATCTGTATCAAAATTGCTGTCAGATCCTTAATAAATGTTGAAACGCTGATTGGACTTTACTCGGTTACTTTTACCAAATTGAGGAATTCCACCCGAGTGTTGATCGGGTTATAGTACAGCCGAGTGTCGATCGAGTTGTACAGTGGTCCTTATTGGTGGTGCTAATTGTATTGTCGGTAATCGTCCCAAACCTTTCTGGACTGACGTTGCCGGAAAAATCCTTACGGACATTCCGGGAAAGAGGataattaaacaatatctaGACCGTCTTTGtcacattaatttaaatgttaaaaatcttATATTTTCCATTCAGTATTTActacgtaaacaaaaacatggcctGAGCTTTTTTTACATAACAAACAAATGTAAGTTCTATCTCTAGCTCATAACTTGATGACTGACAGTCACACTCAAATGTTGATTGATTAAatgatatatctttaaaaaacattatttacatttaaattggAAAAATGATCATTTTCAGGTCAAAACATGTCCATGATCCTTTAAAAAAACGTAATGCAATGAGAACTTGGTCTATATcccatacatgtaactatttttATTGTGTAAACATAGCttttgtcttttaattttaatttttgaagcaTATCAAAATAGTATTTGGAAACATTGATGTATTTTGTCTATTCTGACTACCGATATGTCCGTTTAGtgattattgtttttgtcgtattgtttttatttgaactaGAATTCaaacaaaagtttttaaaaatccgaTTCGGTATCATGCCCACTACTTAGAGCAATACTTgctttttccttaaaaaattgattgatttaAGAGCAAgctatttttctattaaaatatgTCATTATCAGGAATTTATGGATTTTTTGGAACTAAGTTTAGAGTATATTATTCCTATATTGGAGTGATATTAATTGTATCAGAGGCAAGAGAAATAATATTTGTTTCAGAAATCATATCAATTTCAATATAGTTTGATTATGATTTTTAAcccagataaaaataaaaatacaatgtaattattttaaattttacatacgTCGATATTTTGATTCTTTCTAAATAATGGTGACAAATATAGCGGCTTAAATGATTGAGAagttttttctataaattgCAGACCACAGATGCGTTTCTATTTCAGTTCCTTATTCCGTTTTCTTACACGTATATTGTGATATATTTAATCCCCCTGCAGTCTGTTATTCACAGCCTTTAAAACAATTTCCCGCATACTAAATCACTTATTAACCATACCTTGTACAACACATTCTGATGATTAAGATAAAAGCCAGTAGGAACAGAAATCCAAATGTTCCAAGTAAAATTGGCAACCATGTTGATGGCGTGATATCAGACGATGATATGTCTTCTGGTATCGTTATTTTAGGAACATAAACGCCTGTTGTTTCTTGAAATGTTTCCTTTGTCGTTTCAACACCCGTATTAACAGTTTCTGAAAGAATTTGATGAAcatactttttgaaaaatatttttacaccctaaattagtatcttttatttattttttttttatttatttattcacagCTTTATTAtagaataaatgtttaattgtttaagtttggaaaagaaaaaataccAATTCTAAAGAAAACTTGTCTTTCGCCCTCACAACAGCGGTCGCCAAAGAAGTGTTGAGAAGTTCGATTGTTATTGAAAAAGACGGCTACATTATTCTGAGGGGTTATGTGACTAACATAGCAATTTTCTGTCACACGTGTAATATATAGATTTCCGGGAGTCCCCATGTAAATCGAAGAACATTTTCTGCAGTCGTTTTCATATGAACACTGTGTAGTTTCGTATCTTTCCTCCATGACCTAAAATTCGAGATAAATATTTCCAATAAATAAGACTTAGTGTCATTCATAATTGATGGATTCATTAAAAGAGCATATACGATGTAAAACAGTAGAGTTGGTACATTTAAGATTACGACGTAAGCCTTTCCTTTTAAcgaatataaaatttataacgtcgctaattatttaaaaatattcaactatTAAGAGTTagtatattttgtattatgtatAATTCTAATCTTAATTTTTGGAAAACATTTAGTAATTTTTACAATGACAAATTTAATGAGTgaaataattatacaaaaattaagaaaaatgttatttaccGTATTGTTGTCTTTATGCGTAATTAAGCGGTCAAGCTTCAACATAATGAGGTCATCTGAGAAGTGCAATACATGAGTATCCTTTCCGTGTGGAGATGATTTCGGATATGTTACTCTTAAAGGAGAGGATGCCACGTCATAATGACAAAGCACCAAAGAGACAAGTAGTACTATTTTCTGAAAAGATTTTACTGAATAACGACACCTGTTCTAACAAAGATAGTATGTTATCTAAATTATATTGCTGTTTAAAAAAACCTTTCCAAAAAACTGTTATAGAGGCACTGTTAATGACCTTAATGATCCGCagcttttaattatttttacatcgGTTGTTGGTGTCTTCTATATACACTTTTTCTGCTTACGTTGCGTTGATTAGTCCTTGATCGATCGAAGTTTGAACAGTAGAATATCTAATGCATATGATAATAGGAAACCAAGTTAATCACTGTCAACGGGTCTTTCTCAGGTCTTGGCGACATAGATCTTATAGATTTGCTTATCAGGtcatttttaaagaagttttAATGGGCTGTAAATTTC includes:
- the LOC128187140 gene encoding uncharacterized protein LOC128187140 produces the protein MLKLDRLITHKDNNTVMEERYETTQCSYENDCRKCSSIYMGTPGNLYITRVTENCYVSHITPQNNVAVFFNNNRTSQHFFGDRCCEGERQVFFRIETVNTGVETTKETFQETTGVYVPKITIPEDISSSDITPSTWLPILLGTFGFLFLLAFILIIRMCCTRSKRCKTERRGISDAAVVKMNNTPEYSTIEKTNDSLNGGQVLVNFGRDCSNSQENSPSDSKHNLHDDENGVYNSLFEIQENTGKNCDPLYNHMCEFDFAYNDFHFSEECTREMENAEYSSIEIERG